From the genome of Nitrospinota bacterium, one region includes:
- the rpsF gene encoding 30S ribosomal protein S6 → MPNKQYEMVFITDPEKSEDQQKEITESIKNHITNAGGNVETVEQWGKKRLAYTVKKQRYGYYTLFHFTAEANTIAELELSLKHNESILKWIMLNRHPQSVTKPPVGETVSQSYYDNDR, encoded by the coding sequence TTGCCCAATAAACAGTACGAGATGGTCTTTATCACAGACCCCGAAAAATCGGAAGATCAGCAAAAAGAGATAACGGAATCTATCAAGAACCACATCACAAATGCCGGCGGCAACGTCGAAACCGTTGAGCAATGGGGTAAAAAAAGGCTCGCGTATACCGTTAAAAAACAGCGGTATGGCTACTACACACTGTTTCACTTCACAGCCGAGGCGAATACCATCGCAGAGCTTGAGCTTTCACTGAAACATAATGAATCCATCCTCAAATGGATCATGCTCAACCGCCACCCTCAGTCGGTAACGAAACCGCCTGTAGGCGAAACGGTTTCACAATCGTATTACGATAACGATAGATAG
- the ssb gene encoding single-stranded DNA-binding protein codes for MASLNKVFLIGNLTRDPELRYIPSGQAVATLGLAVNNRYGKGEDQKDDVLFIDVTVWAKSAENCAEYLSKGSPVFIEGRLKFRTWEQDGQKRSKIDVTATSVQFLPQGGKQGGSGKTNNAEGYDDAPPVDDDDVPF; via the coding sequence ATGGCGAGCCTCAACAAGGTTTTTCTGATAGGCAACCTGACGCGCGATCCGGAACTGCGGTATATCCCTTCGGGACAGGCCGTAGCCACGCTTGGATTGGCCGTAAACAACAGATACGGCAAGGGTGAGGATCAGAAGGACGACGTTCTGTTCATCGATGTTACCGTTTGGGCCAAATCCGCCGAAAACTGCGCGGAGTACCTTAGCAAGGGTAGCCCTGTATTTATCGAGGGGCGGCTGAAATTCAGAACATGGGAACAGGACGGGCAGAAGAGGTCAAAGATAGACGTAACCGCCACTTCGGTACAGTTTCTGCCACAGGGTGGCAAACAGGGTGGCAGTGGCAAAACAAACAACGCCGAGGGGTATGATGACGCACCCCCGGTAGACGATGATGATGTTCCCTTTTAA
- the rpsR gene encoding 30S ribosomal protein S18 has protein sequence MARPVMKKKRKKVFLQKKTCRFCADKITYIDYKDVKTLRTLTTERGKVIPGRVSGNCAKHQRAVTRAIKIARNIALLPFTIEL, from the coding sequence ATGGCAAGACCGGTAATGAAGAAAAAGAGAAAAAAAGTATTCCTGCAGAAAAAAACATGCCGCTTCTGTGCGGATAAAATAACCTATATCGACTACAAGGATGTAAAAACATTGCGCACGCTGACAACCGAACGCGGAAAGGTCATTCCGGGACGCGTATCGGGGAACTGCGCAAAACACCAGAGGGCGGTTACAAGAGCTATCAAGATCGCCCGAAACATAGCCCTTTTACCCTTTACCATAGAGTTATAG
- a CDS encoding YybS family protein: MNQPEHNTGGAEPDRVIGNPNPVFGLLVAPLLSFAMYIAVFLIPVLGFAINMLAPLPMIYYFFTHGRQPMYFALILSALASAIVLGTLMEDSGFGLRMGLFYLLSHGLVAVLISEMILRRDDMEKTVFTATFIPMIVTGLVFIAISPVSLGELYVSLLEKTRLMLGETVVAYQNAGIPPEQTQMLSQNIEETSMWIVKLIPTTSVIGYLLLAMLNYYGYKRIQKRFPFLPSTVRSTLSKWYPPDKTVYVFIAGALAVFFFNGILGSIGVNVVLILISLYSLAGMAVVQFFLEKYNVVLFLRLLAYSIIIVQPFFLSMVAGLGLFDLWFDFRKIRNNVENHGV, translated from the coding sequence ATGAATCAGCCGGAACATAACACCGGCGGCGCCGAGCCGGATAGGGTCATCGGAAATCCGAATCCCGTGTTCGGCCTGCTTGTCGCGCCGTTGCTGAGCTTTGCGATGTACATTGCCGTCTTTTTAATCCCTGTGCTGGGATTTGCGATAAACATGCTTGCGCCGCTTCCGATGATCTATTACTTCTTCACTCACGGCAGACAGCCTATGTATTTTGCATTGATCCTCTCCGCATTGGCCTCGGCAATTGTCCTTGGCACTTTGATGGAAGATTCTGGGTTCGGCCTACGCATGGGGCTCTTTTATCTTCTCTCGCACGGATTGGTTGCCGTTCTGATCTCGGAAATGATCTTGAGGCGCGATGACATGGAGAAAACCGTCTTTACCGCCACGTTCATCCCGATGATTGTCACAGGATTGGTATTCATCGCCATATCACCGGTTTCACTCGGCGAACTCTACGTTTCACTCCTTGAAAAGACAAGATTGATGCTTGGAGAAACCGTAGTAGCGTATCAAAACGCCGGGATTCCGCCTGAACAGACCCAGATGCTGAGCCAGAATATCGAGGAAACGTCGATGTGGATAGTAAAACTGATACCGACGACCAGCGTAATAGGCTACCTGTTGCTTGCGATGTTGAATTACTATGGATACAAGAGGATTCAGAAAAGGTTTCCCTTTCTCCCTTCAACCGTGAGGTCAACCTTAAGCAAATGGTACCCTCCTGACAAAACCGTATACGTTTTTATCGCTGGCGCGCTGGCGGTCTTTTTCTTCAACGGAATCCTTGGATCGATCGGGGTAAATGTGGTGCTTATACTGATAAGCCTGTACTCCCTTGCCGGCATGGCGGTAGTTCAATTTTTCCTTGAAAAATACAATGTCGTATTGTTCTTGCGACTTCTGGCATATTCGATAATAATAGTACAGCCGTTTTTCCTGAGCATGGTTGCGGGGCTTGGCCTTTTCGACCTCTGGTTTGATTTCAGGAAAATACGAAACAATGTTGAAAATCATGGTGTTTAG
- the rplI gene encoding 50S ribosomal protein L9: MEVILKEDVEKLGDAGQNVKVADGYARNYLLPQGLAVKATASAIEIIKEHMKARAKRLAEQKTDAEKMAAEMGKITLVFVRRTADEGRLYGSVTPSEIGNAIIEKGFAIDKRKVVMDLPIKKVGEHKVSIKLHPEVRAVVTVIVNAEEVDQAEIAERARLMEEAELAEKKERQEMEENREE; this comes from the coding sequence ATGGAAGTAATTTTAAAAGAAGACGTGGAAAAACTTGGTGACGCGGGCCAGAATGTAAAAGTCGCGGATGGTTATGCGCGCAACTATCTTCTGCCGCAGGGGCTCGCCGTAAAAGCCACCGCCTCGGCGATTGAGATAATCAAGGAACATATGAAGGCAAGGGCAAAACGGCTTGCTGAACAGAAAACCGACGCTGAAAAAATGGCCGCTGAAATGGGCAAGATCACTCTTGTATTCGTCAGACGCACCGCCGACGAGGGGCGCCTGTACGGCTCAGTAACCCCTTCCGAAATCGGCAACGCCATCATCGAAAAGGGATTTGCCATCGATAAAAGGAAAGTGGTCATGGACCTGCCTATCAAAAAGGTGGGCGAACACAAGGTTTCAATTAAACTTCATCCTGAAGTCAGGGCAGTAGTTACCGTTATCGTCAATGCAGAAGAGGTAGATCAGGCAGAGATCGCCGAAAGAGCAAGGCTGATGGAAGAAGCGGAGCTTGCCGAGAAAAAAGAACGTCAGGAAATGGAAGAAAACAGAGAAGAATAA